In a genomic window of Vairimorpha necatrix chromosome 12, complete sequence:
- a CDS encoding endonuclease — translation MENPNKTFDMATTTNNVGCFTGEAGEDVNVWLRDIMLVGEVSKWTNDQFKTALVSKLRGKALSWASQTLGGKMETVSLEEILHLIKKRFGSYKNNDITLSRFLSIMVPETREDYSQMLQEATVIYERSLINLDALCQMVINKSPMEIKALLYQTATTVQTWQGFIQKAEEISWIPYPDKMLARTKLHDNAGRGPHTNFYKEKGFKRNITHEKLPRHTNKRCTLHGECNHSTRDCKALTIILNRERNNLKRKNINAVEEYESDEKDHDNKEIEFYLHHIQNSFNPFFVESRLFNKNTKVLLDTGADVSVINYNDIPQEERNKIIRYNGVVKGIGNEILKIEGYLKDCIIEINGKGVIFSPLIIKDIKYVIIGANVICDNKKLILDILNAPKYRINQMSNSACDLEENKILKEYEDVFKTEISDYNLCTAGSHRIQTNSTKIICQRNGRIPVSQEEAVNEEINKLLELGILRESRSPWCSRILMVPKPDKTWRMCVDYRGLNSITVKDAYMTPRIDEIFDSLSTATIFTILDATSGFHQIPLQEEDKEKTAFSYRGKLYEFNRMPFGLCNAPATFQRAMDNIFRKENHNFVIPYLDDIIIYSRNKEEHKKHVRIVLGKIRAANLSLNKKKCKFFRSEIKILGNVIGNGIIKVDETRIKDIQAYPIPTTIKELRSFLGMANYCRDFVTKMAEITGPLYDVLKGEKQTSGKKIKLTDKQLDTFKTVKKVLSQNTIRTQPNFKAPFILVTDASETGIGAVLLQKNKTGAEKMIAAFSKRLDNCQKNYSVTDKELLGLVKGIEHFRHYLLGSKFTLRTDHKALIYLWTVKDPTSRILRWALKLAEYDFELEYIKGEHNIADGFSRFHQECETCNIDLHQLSNNNINDILEEYHKISGHGTSNTMKFMISQAHKWKTMHQDISKFVSNCKTCLRSGYQRVKTKNKVILSERPNQLWEFDLLGKLSDNSGSGYIFQKEL, via the exons GGATGCTTCACAGGAGAAGCAGGTGAGGATGTAAATGTCTGGCTGAGAGACATAATGTTGGTAGGGGAAGTTTCGAAATGGACCAATGATCAATTCAAAACGGCATTGGTGAGCAAGCTCAGGGGGAAAGCATTATCATGGGCTTCCCAGACATTAGGCGGGAAAATGGAGACAGTCAGCTTAGAGGAAATACttcatttaataaagaaaagattTGGATCGTATAAGAACAACGATATAACACTAAGCAGGTTCCTCTCAATAATGGTCCCGGAAACGAGAGAAGATTACTCGCAGATGCTACAGGAAGCTACTGTAATATATGAGAGATctcttataaatttggaCGCTTTGTGCCAAATggtaattaataaatcacCAATGGAGATAAAAGCTCTGTTATACCAGACCGCAACTACAGTCCAGACGTGGCAAGGATTTATACAAAAGGCGGAGGAGATATCGTGGATTCCATATCCCGATAAGATGTTAGCTAGGACTAAGCTACACGACAACGCGGGCAGAGGGCCCCACactaatttttacaaagaaaaaggatttaaaagaaacataACCCATGAAAAACTACCGCGGCATACTAATAAACGGTGCACACTCCACGGGGAATGTAACCATTCCACAAGAGACTGCAAAGCACTTACCATAATACTCAATAGAGAAAGAAACAACTTgaagagaaaaaatataaatgccGTTGAAGAATACGAAAGTGACGAGAAAGATCATgacaataaagaaattgaattCTATTTACATCATATACAAAATAGTTTTAACCCATTTTTTGTGGAAAGCCGTctctttaataaaaatacgaAAGTACTACTAGACACTGGGGCCGATGTTTCGGTCATAAATTACAATGATATTCCACAAGAAGAACGTAATAAGATTATTAGATATAATGGCGTAGTAAAAGGTATAggaaatgaaatattaaaaatagaaggCTATTTAAAAGACTGTATAATCGAAATCAATGGAAAAGGTGTGATCTTCTCACCCTTAATAATCAAAGacataaaatatgttataATAGGAGCAAATGTAATATGcgacaataaaaaactgaTTTTAGATATTCTAAATGCACCAAAATATAGAATCAACCAAATGTCGAATTCCGCATGTGATTTAGAAGAgaacaaaattttgaaagaGTACGAGGACGTCTTCAAAACAGAAATAAGCGACTATAACCTCTGCACTGCAGGTAGTCATCGTATACAGACGAACAGTACGAAGATAATTTGCCAAAGGAACGGAAGAATACCAGTATCACAAGAAGAAGCCGTAAATGAAGAAATCAACAAACTCCTAGAACTTGGAATTTTAAGGGAAAGCAGAAGTCCCTGGTGTAGCAGAATACTGATGGTACCGAAGCCTGACAAAACATGGAGAATGTGCGTAGACTATAGAGGTCTGAATAGCATAACAGTAAAGGACGCATACATGACACCTAGAATCGACGAGATTTTTGACAGTCTATCAACTGCAactatttttacaatactGGACGCGACTAGTGGATTCCATCAAATTCCTTTACAAGAAGAAGACAAGGAAAAGACAGCATTTTCGTATAGGGGGAAATTATACGAATTTAATCGTATGCCGTTCGGACTATGTAACGCCCCAGCAACATTTCAAAGGGCAATGGACAATATATTCAGAAAAGAAAACCATAATTTTGTGATCCCATACTTAGacgatattataatatattcaaGGAACAAGGAAGAACATAAGAAACATGTGAGAATAGTATTGGGAAAAATAAGAGCGGCAAATCTATCGCTTAATAAGAAAAAGTGTAAATTCTTTAGATCGGAAATAAAGATCTTGGGGAACGTCATTGGAAACGGAATCATAAAGGTAGACGAAACGCGCATTAAGGATATACAAGCGTACCCAATTCCTACCACCATAAAGGAATTAAGGAGTTTTCTAGGAATGGCCAACTATTGCAGGGATTTTGTGACAAAGATGGCAGAAATTACGGGACCCTTGTATGATGTACTTAAGGGCGAAAAACAGACATctggtaaaaaaattaaacttaCTGACAAACAGCTGGATACGTTTAAAACCGTTAAAAAAGTACTAAGCCAAAATACAATACGTACACAGCCAAATTTTAAAGCTCCATTCATTCTGGTTACTGACGCATCTGAAACGGGAATAGGAGCAGTGCTGCTGCAAAAGAACAAAACTGGAGCTGAAAAAATGATAGCCGCCTTTAGCAAAAGACTAGATAATTGTCAGAAGAATTATTCAGTTACCGATAAAGAACTTCTTGGCTTGGTTAAAGGAATAGAACATTTTAGACATTACCTTTTGGGAAGCAAATTTACGCTCAGAACAGACCACAAAGCCTTAATCTATCTATGGACAGTGAAGGATCCAACTAGTAGGATTCTCAGATGGGCACTCAAATTGGCGGAATACGACTTCGAATTGGAGTATATAAAAGGAGAGCATAACATTGCTGATGGCTTTAGTAGATTTCACCAAGAGTGTGAAACATGTAACATTGATTTACATCAGTTATCgaataataatatcaacGACATACTAGAGGAGTACCATAAAATATCAGGGCATGGGACATCAAATACCatgaaatttatgatttcaCAGGCACATAAGTGGAAAACAATGCACCAAGACATTTCGAAATTCGTAAGCAATTGCAAAACATGTCTTCGTTCGGGATATCAACGCGTGAAGACAAAGAACAAAGTAATACTTTCAGAAAGACCCAATCAGCTGTGGGAATTTGATCTGCTTGGAAAACTTTCGGACAACAGCGGAAGCGGATACATATTT CAAAAAGAGCTGTGA